Genomic segment of Panicum virgatum strain AP13 chromosome 2K, P.virgatum_v5, whole genome shotgun sequence:
AGTGTTTCAAAAGACATCTATATATAGATTATAAACAAAAGATTTACACTTTTGCAAAAATCTATATATCAAACTCAGTAAGACCTAGGTGAATGGACATGGACATGGGCATTTTTTTAGTAGACAAGGGAAATGGGCCAAATTTAAATGGGTAAGCCCTTTTCTAGTAGATCCCCTGCCCCTTGGATGCTGATCCAGTGGTCAGATTGgagtttgcacggtttgcacggagaaattggtttgcacctgatatctTTCTAATATCATGCTATAGGCTATGGCCTATGGACTTAGAAGAGGTGGGGTCCCCTTTCATTGTTTAGCgttgtttttttatttggagAAAAATAATCAATTCGTGAGTCTTGATGCGAACAAGACAAAAGTTCATAACGAGCCAAAACGCAAACCTTTTCTTGTAGCTACCTTGCCTGATAAGCAACGTGCTACAAACGTTCCATCCGGATCCGGGACATTTTATCTagggataagtctattttacaacctcgaactagtcaagaagtccgtttttcaacctccaactacgaaaccgggtaacataggccctcgaactggcaaaaccgtccgaatcaccccctcgatcactgtagcaagctgttttgagggcggttttgctacagtaacatttccgaatttctggaatttcacacctctcaattaaataataaagaaagcatagttaatattgtctaaaaatcatgatattttttgggaggtagataaaaagacaaggaatctattttggctagatgtgctacaataaacataaaggaatttgaattataaaattttaaaaataggtagaattcaaaattactTGAAttttaggtcagctaaacctatgataaaaatgcattaaaaatatgataattcataattttttatttagtttagttaggtactttttattggcccaagttctatagaatattcataaattaaaatttgaggaatcaaatttgattcaaatttgagcattgtgaaggaattcaaaaactttcataaaaacttgggccaataaaaaataccttattaaaataaataaaaaaattatgaattatcatatttttattttatttttatcaaaagtttagctaacccaaaaattcaatgaattttgaattctacccatttttaaaattttataattcaaatttcattatgtttaatgtatcacatctagccaaaatagattccttgtctttttatctacctcccaaaaaaatatcatgatttttagacaatattaactatactttttttattatttaattgagaggtgtgaaattccagaaattcggaaatattactgtagcaaaaccgccctcaaaacagcttgctacagtgatcgagggggtgattcggacggttttgccagttcgagggcctatgttacccggtttcgtagttggaggttgaaaaacagacttcttgactagttcgaggttgtaaaatagacttatccctTTTATCTATCCTACAACGATAGTTTTATTTGTATGTCAGTatgaggccgtgtttagtttcattgaaattttttttgcaaaagaatcttactaatttgaagtactaaatgaagtctatttacaaaactttttgcacagataggttgtaaatcacgagacgaatctaatgatgctaattaatccatgactaatcaataattagcggatggttactgtagcatcactgttgcaaatcattgcttgagtaggctcattagattcgtctcacgatttacagcccatccatgcaaaaagttttgtaaatagacttcatttagcactcCCATGCATATGtcgaaacatttgatgtgacgttttttttgtgtttacggagtTTACGGGATCGGATCCGTTTAAACAGGGCCTGAAGCTGGAAATCCGATGACCATTAGCAGCTTAGCGCCTTATGGCCTATTCATACAAAGGAAAGCTACAAAGCATGGATACTAAACTCAGAAACAACTTTGAACTGCCATAGAGGGGATTTGAACTGTTTTAGGAGTTAGGGATATATGATTTCCAGTTTTCTTATTCGAATGTGTTTTCAAACGTAGAAACAAGTTCAGTTGGAAAGTTTTGACTTGAGTCTTCTGTAAAAGGCCATTGTGAAACTTCTGAAAATTACTATCATAAATAATACGAATCCTGAAACGTACTTTCATAATACAATTAAAACATTATAACGCTTGTGAATACATCCAAATATTACACTAATGTCCCTACACGGCATTACAAAGATAAGATAACCAAAACATCTCTCATcgcacaaaaaaaagaagataatCAAAATATCGTTTTTCACCCATGGTAGCCCCTCCTTGTTGTTTACCTTGAACCAAATCACCGAGACATGTACGGCCAAGTTCTTGGGGAAGTCACAATAGCTAACATGTTCACCCGATTCTCAAATATGATATGTTAAGCTACCCTGGTGCTAGAATAAAACTTTTTTCTACTAATTAGTCTCGTATTTGAGAAAATAGTATATGAgacaaaataattttttttgaaatataattTTTAACAAACATTTACGTAAGAGCCAAATGTTGGGAGCAACAAGTCAAAGAAACAGCATGCAGCACGCAGTAGAAACAAAGCTGATCGCCCATTTCCAAGGCCATATCACAATTCACAACTCACACCAGCTAAGCCTTCGTTCGCTGTGCTGTCGCTGGTGgccggtgctgatttgttgtgagaaaaaaatactgctgACTGGCCGGGGCTGGTTTGATGTgaaagaaaaacactgttggctggTTGCAGTGAACAGTGTAAAAGGCCCGGGCGGAAAAAAAACTTAAACTTTGGGCGCACGCGcatttagttaccaaaattTTTTTGCCTCGCCTttagacacatgtatggagtattaaatatagttaaaaaataaaataaattatacagtttagatgtacatgacgagacgaatcttttgagcctaattagtacattattagtcataagtgctacagtaacccacatgtgctaatgatgcggtcaaagaccttaaaagattcgtctcgcggtttccaagcaagctctgaaattagttttttaattagtgcccaAAAATTTCACCCGATATCTGGTCAAACATTTAATGTGACCTttataccaaaaattttcaccaactaaacacccctaaTCCCCACGCCAAAAATCATCGTcgcaaaataacaaaaaaaatcgtATTTTTTTCCGAACCAAACCCAACCAGGGtttgaaatttcggcgaaatttcgccgaaattcggcgaaaaatttcgttttcgctacttaccgggaaaaaaaatttcggtatttttcggaaaatttcgtttgaaaattcaaaattcaaaaaaattcggcCAAAAGTcaccgaaattcgccgaaatttaccgaaatttcggaacgaaatttcgtttccgctaaTCACCGGGATTTGCaacgaaaacgaaatggttaaccctgaacccaacccaacccaacccaacccaacccaaagcCAGCCGAGCCGCACCCAAATCATTCGTCTccctcctccattcttccgttTGCTTGATTGATTGCCGAGCAACCACCCCCACAACCGCCGCAGCAATCTCCTCGCCATCTCCGCGTCGCGGAATCCCCTCGCCAttgccgaggaggaggcgcggtcGCCGCAGCGGGAGGTTGTTCTGGATCTCGGATGGCGTCGGCGAagtcgtcgcggtcgcggccgGCGGGCCACTCGGGGGTGTTCCCGGTGGGCAGCGCCGCGGCGGTGGggagcggcgggggcgggggcgggggtggaggcggcggcgacggcggggtgCAGCTCGCCGACAAGCTCAAGATCTTCAAGACCGACAACTTCGATCCCGACGCCTACGTGCAGTCCAAGTGCCAGACCATGAACGAGAAGGTGAGCCCCGATCCGCCCGCGGCTCGATCCGGCGGCGCCTCTTGCCGCGGTGGTGGGGAGGTCGCATTTCGTTGTCTCCTGGTTCGGATGTCTATCGGAATAGGTGGCTGTGATCTGGGGGAGAGGCCATTAGTGTTGGAATTAAGACGAATTGCGTCTTAGGGCCATTCTCGTATCTGGACGATTGGTTATTCGGGGAATGCACTTCGGCATTTCTCGCAGTGCCACTTGGCGGACACCTCAATGCGTGTGTTCTTTGCCCAATTGGTACTTTACAGTCACAAAAATGATTTTGGCATGACTTGTGTGGACAATTCggaatttgatttcttcactTTATATAGAGCAACTGACGTTCTGATGGCAAAAATTTGGTTTTGTCGATTGTGTTATGTGTGCAAATCAGAAAGCTGAGCATGTGTCAAACCACAGGAGCATTTTTGAATGATTTTATCTGCACATTTGAATACCAGCCAGAGATTttgaaatacttttgaatatgCTTCCATTCTTCAGGTTGCATCATATTGTGGTTCTGTGTCAGGTTTTACTAGAAATGAAATGCTAGAGGCCTACGAGTAGTTGTCTTAAGTCTTAACTCTTGAATTTTCTGGAAATTTATGGCATTGCTTCTGGAACTAGTGCATTTTCAGTTTGATATCGCTATTGTTACAGCAGTTTGAGTCCAAACATAATTATGATGGTCACAGCAATTTAAGGGTTCAGGATCATGCTAAATTGAAGTCTTGATGTTATATTTTTGTTCACTGGAATGCATTTCTTCCTTATTGATGTATTTGGTGGTAGAAAAATGGTATTTTGTTTCCTTTGAACATCACCCGCAGCTTGAAAAGCTAATACTCCCTCTAATTTTAAATATACAACGTTTAGGACAAGGTAATAAGTTTAAAATGAACTAATTAGCTTTTTCGAAATATCATGGATTCAAAAATAGAGGTATATTTTAATGAAATATACCCTTGAACACTATATCAGTTCAGTTAGGATTTTGAGTTTTGTGACAACTTTCAAGTAAACCATTGAAAATGGAGTAGATTTTATATCATGTCTTCACTTGACTCCTCACTAAGAATGGTACTTCACTGTTTATATATTGTGATAACTGGGGTGACTTCACTCCAGCCTAACACGTTGCATGTCGTTTGAGAAATCTCTAACTCTGGGTCTACATCCATCCCTATCGTAGGACTCATAGTACTGTACTTGTTATTTCATTACTCTTAATCCTATTTCATTACTCTTAATCCTGCTATTTTTTTTGGTTTCGACATTTTGGCAaaattcttatttttatatggTTTAATATACTGTGTAACATGCCTAATTTGTTCTTACCAACCAGCTAAGATCTCTTCATTTGACTTTCAAGTTTGCACAACGGATTTGGTTCATGAGAATACTCCTACTTTAGAATCACTTTATTGTTGACTTTCTAATTTCCATATCAATTTATCATTTTTAAATACATGGTATTTATCCTATGTACTATGTACTGATAATGCGTTTTTCATGGGTTTTCATTAAAATAAACTAGCTATTGCTATTTTCTGAGACACAATGATGTTGGCAGTGGCCTTTCTACTTTCTCGGCATTTTTGCAATCATGTTTCTCAAAGCATCTGCCCTTGTACTCCACATGTAATCCACTTATTGTTGTCTTCTCTGACATTGACATTGTTGGAGTGTTAAATTCCACCTGAACTGTCAGTTTGTATTAGAAATTAGAATGTGCACTAGGCATAACTGACAAGGATTTTCAAATTCATTGCAGGAAATAAGACATTTGTGTTCTTATCTGCAAGACTTAAAGAAAGCTTCGGCTGAAGAGATGCGCAGGAGTGTTTATGCAAATTATGCTTCATTTATCAGGTCCGGTAGCAACCTTTTGTGCAAACTTTCCTTAAATATGTTGTGCTGTTGTCACTTTTGTTTGAGATATCGACACTAATCATGATGATTCATAAACCTTCCCCTTTTGTCGTGCTTTGAGCTGTGTTATCTTTTTATTATCTTCACTTTCATCAGATCCTTACTGCTCTCTCTGATAACAGTTCTTAAGTATCATGTGCTGAATTCTGCGTACAGGACAGTTATTAATTTGTTTAGTAATTCATTGCtataacattttttttctttatgagTTGAGCCATTTATGCCATTAACAATTTTTATGTAGAGGCATTTGCCTACTTTATTTGTTACATTGATAATATCTTTATCCTCATTTGTACTTTATAATCTGTATACCTGGTTTTGTTTCTCTCAGAAACTAAATGTTTTGACAATTTTAAAGAATGTTTCCTTTTCAAGTATTAGTCTATCTATTTTTGTTAAATGAGGGTTATAttaatgtaattttatttattcaTCCTGAACTTTTAATCTTTATAGTGTCTAGCCGGCGACATGTGAAATCACAGTTTGCATTGTTGACCTTTTCTGCTAAATAATTACTTTGTACTGATTTCCTTGTCATCAGAACATCAAAGGAGATTTCGGACCTTGAAGGGGAGCTACTGTCAATTAGAAATCTGCTTAATACACAGGCAGCTTTAATTCACGGTCTGTCTGAAGGAGTTCAGATAGATTCATTGACATCAGGCCCTGAAGGTTCTGCAGAAGACGACATATCCAATGTTGAAGATCAGGAGccttcagaaattcagaaatggTCTGCAGATTTTCCTGACATGCTTGATGTTTTGCTAGCTGAGCGAAGAGTGGATGAAGCACTTGATGCACTGGATGAAGCAGAACGAGTTGCTGTTGACGCAAAACGAAAACAAACTCTAACTGCAGCTGAAGTTTCGGCTTTGAGAAGATCTGTCTCTGATAATCGTCAGAGGCTGGCTGATCAGCTTGCTGAAGCTGCTTGTCAGTCTTCCACTCGTGGTATTGAGCTTCGAGCTGCTGCTTCTGCCCTCAAAAGACTTGGTGATGGCCCCCGGGCTCACAGCCTCTTACTCAGTGCACATGATCAAAGGCTTCAATGCAATATGCAAACTATACATCCATCTAGCACTTCATATGGTGGGGCATACACTGCAGCACTTGCTCAACAAGTTTTTTCAGTCATAGCTCAGGCACTCAGTGACTCTGTAGATGTTTTTGGTGATGAGTCATGTTATGCATCTGAACTGGTTACATGGGCTACCAAGCAGGTTATGTCCTTTGCACTCCTGGTAAAGAGGCATGTGTTGTCCTCTTGTGCAGCTGCTGGAGGCTTGAGGGCAGCTGCAGAATGTGTTCAGATATCACTTGGCCATTGTTCCTTGCTGGAAGCTCGTGGTCTGTCTGTTTCATCTGTTCTCCTGAAACAATTCAAGCCCAGTCTTGAGCAAGCGTTAGATGCTAATTTGAGGAGAATTGAGGAGAGTACTGCTGCACTAGCTGCAGCTGATAACTGGATACTCACTTATCCCTCAACTGGTATTCGCCCATTAGCTAGATCTTCTGCTGCTAATTTGGCACTTCAGCCAAAGCTCTCTAACAGCGCACACCGCTTCAATTCAATGGTTCAGGTAATGGTGATCTCTTATGGTTAGATTACAAG
This window contains:
- the LOC120665324 gene encoding exocyst complex component EXO84B-like, producing the protein MASAKSSRSRPAGHSGVFPVGSAAAVGSGGGGGGGGGGGDGGVQLADKLKIFKTDNFDPDAYVQSKCQTMNEKEIRHLCSYLQDLKKASAEEMRRSVYANYASFIRTSKEISDLEGELLSIRNLLNTQAALIHGLSEGVQIDSLTSGPEGSAEDDISNVEDQEPSEIQKWSADFPDMLDVLLAERRVDEALDALDEAERVAVDAKRKQTLTAAEVSALRRSVSDNRQRLADQLAEAACQSSTRGIELRAAASALKRLGDGPRAHSLLLSAHDQRLQCNMQTIHPSSTSYGGAYTAALAQQVFSVIAQALSDSVDVFGDESCYASELVTWATKQVMSFALLVKRHVLSSCAAAGGLRAAAECVQISLGHCSLLEARGLSVSSVLLKQFKPSLEQALDANLRRIEESTAALAAADNWILTYPSTGIRPLARSSAANLALQPKLSNSAHRFNSMVQDFFEDVAPLLNLQLGGSTMDGITQIFNSYVNLLISALPGSIDDEANLDGLGNKIVRMAETEEQQLALLANASLLAEELLPRAAMKLSSINQSSMDDLRKRGTDKQNRVPEQREWKRKLQRMVDRLRDSFCRQHALELIFTDEGDTHLSAEMYINMDNTVEEPEWVPSPIFQELYAKLNRMASIAAEMFVGRERFATLLMMRLTETVILWLSEDQAFWEEIEQGPKPLGPLGLQQFYLDMQFVIIFGQGRFLSRHVHQVILDIIDRAMAAFSATGMNPDSVLPGDDWFMDVAQEVVSMISGKGRAANGDREVNSPTASISAHSISSFKSHGSS